CTGTTCGCGGCCTTGAGAACCTGCGCGCGCTCGACCGCACTCAACTTATTGGCCGGGGAGGTGCGCGGGCCCTGACGTCGGTCAGAGCCCCCACCCCGGGCGCGCCAGCGCTCAAGGGTGCGCTTGTTCAACCCCAGTACTTTGCAGATGGACGAGAGTCTGGCGCCGTCGCGCTGCGCCTCCTCCGCCCAGCTCAGCACCGTTAACCTTTCGTCTTCGTCGTGTCGTCGTCCTCGTCCTCCGAGAAATACGCCTTGAGCTTTCCCTGCAAAACCAGCAACGCCGCCGCCTCCGCCAGGGCCTTCTCCTTACGGGCGAGCTCTTTTTTGACCCGTTTGAGTTCTTTGTTTTCAGGCTCCGCGGCCTTTTGTTTCTGCGGCGAAAGCCCTTTTTCGGCAGCCTCCAAAACCTCCTGCCGAAGGCGCACCAAATCAGCCTCATGAAGCCCTTCCCGGCGCAGAAACGCGCCGAGCTCCTCCTCCGAGAGGCCGGCGGCTTCCATCACAATACGAATCTTCTCTTTGGGTGGTTTGCTGCGCCTTCTCCCGGACTTTCCGCTCACACTACCTCCGTTTACCGCTTCTCTGCGCCACCGGCCCAGCGTCGCTCGTGCCACACCCGTCTCTTCCATCAACTCGGCGACAGAGCTGCGCTCCGGCCCGAACATCTTCTGCACCACACGTTCTCTAAATCCCGCTGAATACGCCATGATAACCTCACGTTGCCGCCCCCGAATGGTTTGGAAAGTTCATGCGGCAACTACGCTGACACAGGGGGGCTCGCTCTCGTACTCGGGCTCGATCTCGGGCTCGATCTCGTACTCGGGCTCGGGCTCGGGCTCGATCTCGAACGCGGGCTCGATCTCGAACGCGGGCTCGGGCTCGGGCTCGGGCTCGATCTCGTACTCGAACGCGATCTCGAACTCGTACTCGAAAGGCGTGAGCCGCCGGGGGTGCACTCAAATCGACCCCCACCGCAAACCCCGGCGTCCCACAACCACACAACCACCTGACCACAAAGCGGACGCCCCCCAACGCCCGCTCCCCATTTTATTTTATACCAGCCCCTCCACCTCCCGAGGCGCCCCGGCGGTGCGGGCCTGGCTATGCAACGACTGCCGCCCCTCCAGGCCGCCTTGAGGCGTCGGCGGCAGAGGCAGCGCACCGCTGGCATAACCATTGAGGCAGTAGTCAACCACCCGACGCATCAGCGTATCGAGCTGGCGGGCGGCCGCTTTGTTGGGGATTTTTCCATCGGCATCGGGGCGAGCCTGGTCGAGGAAGGAGCGCCACCAGGGAACGATGCCTTCGAGCACCGAGGTCGGGTAGCTGCCATCGACACGCGGCGGGTTGATGACCGCGCCCACCGCCTGACCGACCTCAATGGGGGTGGGGGCATCGTTCTGGCCGAGCTGCTCCTGGATCAGCATCAGCAGGTCTTCGTTGCCCTCCACGTTATGGGGCAGCCGGGCGGTGTCGACCGCCGAGGTGACGGGGCGAGAGGCGGTCTTGGGCGGCTCACGGTGGACGTAGGTGACGCGGTGGAGCACGCGCCAGACGGGGTTATCGAGATTGATCTCGCGCATCGCCCGGGCGGTGGGGTCGTTGGAGAGCTGCAGCCACTCGCTGTCGACAATCGACTGGAAATCGGTGGCGTTTTTGCGCTCCGGGGGCAGGTAGTAGGACATGAAGCGGTACATATGCACTTTGCCCGGCGCAGTGCCCTCGCGGTAGGCGCCGGGGGCGCTGCCGTATTCGGGCGTGCCGCTCGGGTCCCAGGCGCGCAGGTAGCCCTCGCCATCAACCGAGACGTTGAGACTCATGCCCTGCGAACGGGTGTGGTCTCGCTCCATCGAAACCTCAACATGGCCACCGGCCATCAAGTCAAACCCACCTTTGACCACCGGGGCCTGAAAAGACAC
The Lujinxingia litoralis genome window above contains:
- a CDS encoding helix-turn-helix domain-containing protein; the encoded protein is MAYSAGFRERVVQKMFGPERSSVAELMEETGVARATLGRWRREAVNGGSVSGKSGRRRSKPPKEKIRIVMEAAGLSEEELGAFLRREGLHEADLVRLRQEVLEAAEKGLSPQKQKAAEPENKELKRVKKELARKEKALAEAAALLVLQGKLKAYFSEDEDDDTTKTKG
- a CDS encoding helix-turn-helix domain-containing protein yields the protein MLSWAEEAQRDGARLSSICKVLGLNKRTLERWRARGGGSDRRQGPRTSPANKLSAVERAQVLKAANSPEFRDKSPHQIVPLLADRGVYLASESTFYRVLREAKMLR